The Oncorhynchus masou masou isolate Uvic2021 chromosome 6, UVic_Omas_1.1, whole genome shotgun sequence genome has a window encoding:
- the LOC135541782 gene encoding protein unc-119 homolog B-like isoform X1 — translation MSGAKARIDPPVAAENVSITGHSSAAAARERKPGGGVLKRLKSRQSQVDSRPVTEDDLRTQVGHITPEEVLRLPVATRGYLCKPEDNIFDIDFIRFKIRDLETGTVLFEIAKPPHTEEDEENGEGDMSAGRFVCYQFTTAFLRLRTVGATVEFTVGDRPLNSFRMIERHYFRDHLLKSFDFDFGFCIPNSRNTCEHIYEFPQLSESLVHQMVEHPYETKSDSFYFVDNRLVMHNKADYSYNGGRR, via the exons ATGAGCGGAGCTAAAGCTCGCATCGACCCGCCTGTTGCTGCTGAGAATGTCTCGATCACCGGGCACAGTTCCGCGGCTGCTGCGCGGGAGCGCAAGCCAGGTGGAGGGGTTCTGAAGAGACTCAAGTCTCGGCAAAGCCAGGTGGATAGTAGGCCCGTCACAGAAGATGATCTTCGAACACAAGTTGGCCACATCACCCCTGAAGAGGTCCTACGATTGCCGGTTGCTACTCGGG GGTACCTGTGTAAACCAGAGGACAACATCTTCGACATAGATTTTATCCGCTTTAAAATCAGAGACTTGGAGACAGGGACTGTGTTGTTTGAAATTGCCAAACCACCTCATACGG aggaagatgaggagaatggagagggagacatgAGTGCCGGGCGTTTTGTATGCTACCAGTTCACCACTGCATTCCTACGACTGAGGACTGTGGGAGCCAC AGTGGAGTTTACGGTTGGTGACCGCCCTCTGAACAGCTTCAGGATGATTGAAAGGCACTACTTCAGGGATCACCTCCTGAAGAGCTTTGACTTTGACTTCGGCTTCTGTATCCCCAACAGCCGCAACACCTGCGAACACATCTACGAGTTCCCTCAGCTGTCTGAGAGCTTGG TTCATCAGATGGTGGAGCATCCCTACGAGACGAAGTCGGACAGCTTCTACTTCGTAGACAACAGACTGGTCATGCACAACAAGGCAGACTACTCTTATAACGGGGGCAGGCGTTGA
- the LOC135541782 gene encoding protein unc-119 homolog B-like isoform X2, whose protein sequence is MSGAKARIDPPVAAENVSITGHSSAAAARERKPGGGVLKRLKSRQSQVDSRPVTEDDLRTQVGHITPEEVLRLPVATRGYLCKPEDNIFDIDFIRFKIRDLETGTVLFEIAKPPHTEEDEENGEGDMSAGRFVCYQFTTAFLRLRTVGATRNTCEHIYEFPQLSESLVHQMVEHPYETKSDSFYFVDNRLVMHNKADYSYNGGRR, encoded by the exons ATGAGCGGAGCTAAAGCTCGCATCGACCCGCCTGTTGCTGCTGAGAATGTCTCGATCACCGGGCACAGTTCCGCGGCTGCTGCGCGGGAGCGCAAGCCAGGTGGAGGGGTTCTGAAGAGACTCAAGTCTCGGCAAAGCCAGGTGGATAGTAGGCCCGTCACAGAAGATGATCTTCGAACACAAGTTGGCCACATCACCCCTGAAGAGGTCCTACGATTGCCGGTTGCTACTCGGG GGTACCTGTGTAAACCAGAGGACAACATCTTCGACATAGATTTTATCCGCTTTAAAATCAGAGACTTGGAGACAGGGACTGTGTTGTTTGAAATTGCCAAACCACCTCATACGG aggaagatgaggagaatggagagggagacatgAGTGCCGGGCGTTTTGTATGCTACCAGTTCACCACTGCATTCCTACGACTGAGGACTGTGGGAGCCAC CCGCAACACCTGCGAACACATCTACGAGTTCCCTCAGCTGTCTGAGAGCTTGG TTCATCAGATGGTGGAGCATCCCTACGAGACGAAGTCGGACAGCTTCTACTTCGTAGACAACAGACTGGTCATGCACAACAAGGCAGACTACTCTTATAACGGGGGCAGGCGTTGA